The Acidobacteriota bacterium genome contains a region encoding:
- a CDS encoding pyruvate oxidase: MAALPIIFRGRKVKTLSDVVVATLLDWGVDTIFGLPGDGINGMFEALRQREREIRFMQVRHEEAAAFMASAHYKYTGKLGVCIATSGPGAIHLLNGLYDAKLDRAGVLAITGQTYSDLKGTHYQQEVNVVRLFADVAEYNEAIINANQAESVTDLACRHAIAKACVAHINIPVDLQGEPAREKLSAMRPVRTVTSATRGRYVTVPCDSDLDHAAEALNHGRKIAILAGVGAVHAREQLIATGEKLAAPIVKSLLGKAAIPDDHPLSAGGLGLIGTLPAQKAMEECDTFFMIGSSFPYMQWLPEKKNDVVGIQLDLRPERIGLRFPMSVGLVGAAAETLDKLLPRLKKHDHRFLKTTQKRMAEWHRLMHERGSNMQTPMKPEMVAATLSELAPRDAVIACDCGTVTTFMARQFQIRDQQKWAMAGNLATMAPGLPYGIAGAAAFPHRRAIAFVGDGAFTMLMGEFATAVKYNLPLTVVLIKNNTLGQIKWEQMVFLGNPEYQCELQPIDFAAFARACGGLGTTVEDPLQLRAALQQALRSPKPHLVECITDQFEPPMPAEATPKQGLHLAAALARGEPNANQIALTMFRDKIRDLKA; the protein is encoded by the coding sequence ATGGCGGCACTTCCCATCATCTTCCGCGGCCGTAAGGTCAAGACCCTTTCCGACGTTGTCGTGGCTACGCTGCTCGACTGGGGCGTGGACACCATCTTTGGATTGCCCGGCGATGGCATCAACGGCATGTTCGAAGCGTTGCGCCAGCGTGAACGCGAAATCCGCTTCATGCAAGTGCGCCACGAGGAGGCGGCAGCGTTCATGGCCAGTGCGCATTACAAGTACACCGGAAAACTGGGCGTCTGCATCGCCACTTCCGGCCCCGGTGCGATTCACCTGCTCAACGGTCTCTATGACGCCAAGCTCGACCGCGCGGGTGTGCTGGCCATCACCGGCCAGACCTACTCCGATCTGAAGGGTACGCATTACCAGCAGGAGGTCAACGTCGTCCGCCTCTTTGCCGACGTGGCCGAGTACAACGAGGCCATCATTAACGCCAACCAGGCCGAAAGCGTCACCGATCTTGCCTGCCGCCACGCCATCGCCAAAGCGTGCGTAGCGCACATCAATATCCCGGTGGACCTCCAGGGCGAGCCTGCCAGGGAAAAGCTCTCGGCCATGCGTCCGGTACGCACCGTAACGTCGGCCACGCGCGGCCGCTACGTGACCGTACCCTGTGATTCCGATCTCGACCACGCCGCCGAGGCGCTCAATCACGGCAGGAAGATCGCCATCCTCGCCGGCGTTGGCGCGGTGCATGCGCGCGAGCAGCTCATCGCCACCGGCGAGAAGCTTGCTGCGCCCATCGTCAAGTCCCTGCTCGGAAAAGCTGCTATTCCCGATGATCATCCACTCAGCGCCGGCGGCCTTGGCCTCATCGGCACGCTGCCCGCGCAAAAGGCCATGGAGGAGTGCGACACCTTCTTCATGATCGGCAGTTCGTTCCCCTACATGCAGTGGCTGCCGGAAAAGAAGAACGACGTCGTCGGCATCCAGCTCGACCTCCGCCCCGAGCGCATCGGCCTGCGCTTTCCGATGTCGGTCGGCCTCGTCGGCGCCGCCGCCGAGACGCTCGACAAGCTGCTGCCACGCCTGAAAAAGCACGACCATCGCTTTCTCAAAACCACGCAGAAGCGCATGGCCGAGTGGCATCGGCTCATGCACGAGCGCGGGAGCAACATGCAAACGCCGATGAAGCCGGAAATGGTCGCCGCCACGCTTTCCGAGCTCGCCCCGCGCGACGCCGTCATTGCCTGCGACTGCGGCACCGTCACCACCTTTATGGCCCGCCAGTTCCAGATCCGCGATCAGCAGAAGTGGGCCATGGCGGGCAATCTTGCCACCATGGCGCCCGGCCTGCCCTACGGCATCGCCGGCGCGGCTGCATTTCCGCACCGCCGCGCGATCGCCTTTGTTGGTGACGGAGCTTTCACCATGCTCATGGGTGAATTTGCCACTGCCGTCAAGTACAACCTGCCGCTCACCGTCGTACTCATCAAGAACAATACCCTCGGACAGATTAAATGGGAGCAGATGGTCTTCCTCGGTAATCCCGAGTATCAGTGCGAGCTGCAGCCCATCGACTTCGCCGCCTTCGCGCGCGCCTGCGGCGGCCTCGGCACCACGGTGGAGGATCCACTCCAGCTTCGTGCCGCGCTTCAGCAAGCGCTACGCTCGCCCAAGCCGCACCTGGTCGAGTGCATTACTGATCAATTCGAGCCGCCCATGCCCGCCGAAGCCACCCCGAAACAGGGTCTGCATCTGGCCGCAGCGCTGGCGCGCGGCGAACCCAACGCCAACCAAATCGCGCTCACCATGTTCCGCGACAAGATCCGCGACCTCAAGGCCTGA